In Pontimonas salivibrio, the sequence CTACCGGTTAGCAGCAGATGTCCGAGACGGGCGGGTAACAGCTGATAACTCTTGGGCAGAAACAGCCGATCCTGAGCAGATCATTGCCGACACGGAAGTGATTGCCCACACAACGGTCTTGACCTGGACGTCAATTGGTATCACCGTCTCGAGTGGTCTCGAACAGCTCGAGCAGATGGGCGGTGACGCGGCACGCATCACTCGCCAAACGGTTGAACGGGCGCTGGACGACATGATTCATCGCCTGCGCTCAGCCGGGGGACCGCACTTGCAGGCTTCTTAACGGCCCATCATCTGCGGTGCAGGGCAATCAAATGGATCCCTGGCCTGTAAGCCCACCCTGTTGAGGTAGGCAACCACTGTGCCGTACGAACGCCAGAGAGTCGTCTCGGTATAAGAGATGGAATGCTCTTTGCAGTAGTCCTTCACCATGGCGGCAGCCTTTGCCAGTGAGGGTCGAGGCATGTTGGGAAAGAGGTGGTGTTCCACCTGGTAGTTCAACCCACCCATGAAGACGTCCATCATCCGACCGCCACGAATGTTGCGGCTGGTGAGAACCTGTCGTCTCAGGAAATCAACTTTTTCTCCACGGGGAATGATGGGCATGCCTTTGTGGTTGGGGGCAAACGAAGCGCCCATGTAGACACCAAACACCGCGAGCTGGGTGCCAAGGAATACGAGGGCGACACCCCAGGGCATCACCAGAAACACCAAGGCAAAAAGCAGACCGTGGCGAACCAACAGCATGGTGATTTCACTGGCCCGACCCTGCAAGGGCTCCTTGGAAAACGCCCGCTTGAAACCTTGAACGTGGAGGTTTAGTCCCTCGAGCGTGAGCAGAGGAAAAAATAGCCAGCCCTGTCGTTTGGTGATCGCGCGTTGCAACCCTTTAGTTTTCGACGCGTGCTCCTCCTGGAACACGATGACATCGGATTCGATATCGGGGTCTTTGCCGACCGTGTTGGGGTTGGCGTGGTGTCGTGAGTGCTTATTCATCCACCAGGAGTAGCTAATTCCCACCACGAGGTTGGCGAGAATTTTGCCGCCACGGTCGTTGGTGGTGCCCTTTTCAAAGACCTGTTTGTGAGCCATTTCGTGGGCAAGAAAGGCAAACTGTGTGAAGACAATAGCCATCACCGGCGCCAACGCAACCTGCCACCAGCTTGCGCCAATCCACACCATCGCGCCAATAGTGACCAGCATCACGACACTCAACGCCACAATGATTCGGGTGTAATAGGCACTTTGTCGGGCGAGCAGTCCAGCCTCACGAACGCGAGAAATCAGACCGGCGAAGTCGGACGTGTAGGGGTGGTCGGCCGGGTTCGCGCTTCGGCCGCCGCGGGTGGGAGTAGTGATGACCACCGACATAAATCCTCGTCTCAAACCTGTTGTGACTTCTCAGCCGGGGAGACGAGTGTTCCGCCTAGATGCCCTTCAATCTAACCCATTGGCCTGTGCGCGGGCATAAGAAACGCTACAGGCGAAAGCGACGGTGTTAGTCCGCTGCGGGAAGGTGTGCCTGGCGGTTCGCGAGAGTCGATTCCAGGCCCGCATCCACAAAAGTTTCCAACAAACGGGCTTCGGTGAGAAATTCGCCGCCTTCGGCAATACGTCCCGCGGCAGCGGATACCGCCCCGTAAATCATTCCGCACAAAGACCTGGCATCTTCCACTCCGAGTTGGTCCAACGGCCGAACGAGCTGCTCCATGAAGAAACCGTGCATGGCTTTCACAACGCCGAGGTGCTCCTCGGGGAGCGATGAGCGGCCAATCGTCATAATCGCCTGGTGCTCACCGGTCGAAAGATACGCCAGACAGTAGTGAATCCACGCGCGAATTTGTTCGGTGGGCTCATCGATTGCCCCCACAATCCGCTCGACCTCATTACTCAAATCCGCCATGTCGTTGAGGACAAGTTCACCCAAGACGTGCGCGCTGGAAGAAAAGTATTGATAAATCGCGGGGCGCGAGAGACCAGTGCCTTCAGCGAGGGCACTCATTGTCACAGCCTCCGGACCGTGACCCGCCACAATTGCCCGGGCAACATCGACAATTGTCGACTGCCTTTTGTCGTAGGTGGGAGTGTGCATCACCCCAGAATTATACGAATACCGCCGGGGGGATTGCTGTCAACACTGCGCAAAACCACTGCTCTGGGGGAAACTCTCAGGGCGTGGGCAACTTAGTGGCCGGCGGCAGCTCGTGCGGCCGGCACTAACGCGTCGGACAAAATCTGTAAATCGTCCTGGTTGTGTGCGGCGGAAACAAACCACGCCTCGAAAGCCGACGGAGGGATGCTCACCCCATGGTCGAGCAGCGAGTGGAAAAAGCGTGCAAAAGCTTTCGTGTCTTGAGCTTTCGAGTCGTCAAAATTGTGCACCTCATCGGCTGTGAAAAACACCGAGAAGAGATTGCCCGCCCGTTGTAGGCGGTGGGCAACACCCTCCTTGGTTAATGCTTCGGAAACGATTTCGCCTGCTTGGTGCGCGTAGGAATCCAGATGGTCGTAGACATCTCGTTGGCACAGCTGCAGAGTGGTGAGGCCCGCAATACTGGCGACCGGGTTGCCACTGAGCGTGCCTGCTTGGTACACCGGCCCGGTGGGGGCCAGCAGTTCCATCACGTCTTTGCGGCCACCGACCGCGGCCAAGGGGAAGCCTCCGCCAATCACCTTGCCGAAGGTCAGCAAATCGGGGACGCGACCAGCGGGTCCATCGACGAGGCCCCACCAACCGGCCGAGGACACCCGAAAACCGGTCATGACCTCGTCGAGGATGACCAGTGCACCGTGTTTTCCCGCCAAATGAAACAACGCGTCGGCAAACTCAGTGGTTGGTGGAACAACGCCCATGTTTGCCGCTGAGGATTCCGTAATCACGGCGGCGATGCGGTCAGAGTGTTCGTCAAACACGTGGCGCAATGCGACAGGGTCGTTGTAGGGGACCACGATGGTGTCTTCAACGTGACCGGGTGGCACACCCGGCGAATTCGCCATTGCCAGCGTCGCCACACCAGAGCCGGCTTGTACGAGCAAGCTATCCATGTGGCCGTGATAGCAACCGGCGAACTTCACAATCAGGTTTCGCCCGGTTGCTGCTCGTGCCAAACGAAGGGCAGTCATCACCGCCTCGGTCCCCGAGGAGACAAAGCGCACCCTCTCCACCGGTGCCACCCGTCGGATGATTTCCTCAGCGAGGAGGACTTCGTGTTGGTGCGGGGCGCCAAAACTCGATGAATCGGCCGCTACTTCAGTGACTCGGTGCACCACCTCAGGGTGGGCATGACCCATGATCATGGGACCCCAGGAGCCAATGAAGTCCACGTAAGAGTTGCCATCGATGTCGGTCACACGGGAGCCCGCACCGCTTTTCATATACATCGGAGTTCCCCCGACGGCGGAGAATGCTCGCACCGGTGAGCTCACCCCACCGGGAATGCTCGACTGCGCCCGCTCGTGCCAGCGCTCCGATTCATTGCGTGGCGTCATGCTCAGGCTCCTTCTTCGTTTCCGCCCCGGTGGGCATGTCGCGTGGCGTATTCCAAGGCCCAATACGTGCAGACAATGTCGGCTCCCGCTCGACGCACAGACGTGAGGGCCTCATCGATTGCCGCATCACGGTCCACAATGCCTTCCCGTGCGGCCAGTTCAATCATCGCGGTTTCCCCAGAGACGACGTAAGCAGCAACGGGAACATCCGACATCGTCGCAGCGTCGGAAATGACATCCAAGTAGGACAGCGCGGGCTTCACCATCACCACATCGGCACCTTCGTCGAGGTCGAGAGCGATTTCTCGCCTTGCTTCCTTTCTGTTGCGCGGATCTTGTTGGTAGCTTTTTCGGTCCCCATCCAACGTCGACTCCACGGCATCCCGAAATGGCCCGTAAAACACCGAAGCGTATTTCGCGGCATAGGCGAGCAGTGCGGTGTCGGTGTGGCCCGCCTTGTCGAGACCTGCTCTGACCGCAGCGACTTGGCCGTCCATCATGCCGCTCAGACCCAACATGTGAGCCCCAGCTTTCGCTAAGGACACCGCCATCGACTGGTAGCGCACAAGGGTTCGGTCATTGTCCACCTTACCCACCTCGTTCAACACTCCACAATGGCCGTGGGACGTGAACTCGTCGAGACAGAGGTCGGCAATCACCACGAGCTGGCCGGCTGAGGCCTCCACCGCTGCCGATACGCCGCGGTGGAGAATACTGGCCGGATTGTCACACTGGCTCCCCTCGGGGTCACGCACAGACGGCACACCAAAAATCATGACGCCGCCCAGTCCGGCGGATACCGCCTCTCTGACCAGCTCCTCCATGCTCTCCACTGTGTGTTGCCACACACCGGGAAGACTCGAAATGGGTTGGGGTGAAGCAATCCCTTCTTTGACAAACACCGGAAGGATCAACTGACGAGGGTCAATGTGTGTCTCGGCGACCATCTCCCGAAGCGCTTGGTGTGCTCTTAACCGTCGGGGGCGATGTTGAAGGGTCACTCTGCTGTGTCCTCACTGTGGCGGGTTGTGAGTGCCTGTGCAACGGTGTCGGCCACCGCGGCCGGCGACGAAGACGGAGACGTAGCAGAAACCCTTAGACCCAGTCGCGCCATTTCGGCTGCTGTGGTGGGTCCGGTAGCAATTAACGCCACCGACGGGTGAGGGTCGGGGCAGTGTTGCTGGAGCGCCCTTGCGGCACTGGGGGAGCGCAAGACCACGGCATCCAACCGTCCTTCTCTTACTTGCCTGGCAGAAGGGGGTGGTGTGTCAACCACGGTGGTGGTGTAAAAAACCTCTTCGTGCATCACAAAACCCTTCGGTTGAAGCCGATCGGGAATAGAGCCCATCGAAATGGAACCTGAAGGTAGCACCACTGGTGCGGGCTCATGGACGGCGATTGCGTCGGCGACATAGCGTGAGGTGCCCTCCTCGGCGAGCAGTACCTCCGTCGCGCCTAATTCTCGTGCGCGTCTAGCCGTCGATTCGCCGATTGCGGCGAAACGTATCGACGGGTTTTCGGCGATTGTCGCCTCTAACAGTCCCGCGGGAAGTTGCTGCTGCCAAAAATCGATCGCGTTTAGTGAGGTGACGACCAGCCATTTTGGCCCTGGTGCACCCAGTAGCTCAACAAGTCTCATGGCGCCGGCTTCGTTGGCCACAGCTGCCACCTCGAGCCAAGGCTCAACAATGGTCTGGATGCCCTTAGCGTCCAGTGCAGCCCTATCGTCCTCATTACGCCGGGGTCTTATCAGAAGCACATTCATCAGCGCAGACCTTCCTTCCCGAGAGCTCGGCCCAATGCCGTGGACCCAAGGGCGTGTGCGTGCTCGAGGCCGAAATTCCACGCGAGCAACTCATCACTGACGAGGGTGTCAAGTGGAGCGCGAATTTCGCCCGATGAGCTCACCATCTCCCCGGTGTTCGCATCGGCCAGTTCCGCATTTAAGCGAAGGGTTCCACTTGACCCGGAGGCATCGGGCTCCCACGTGGAAAGGGCGGATACTGCCGTGTGACATCCCGCATTCAGACCAATCAACACCGCCTGCTCCGCCCTCGTGGCAACACGCGTTACGGGGTTATCCACCGTGTGTAGCAGGGCAATGGTGTCGTGGTCGTCTGCGCGGCACTCCACCGCAAGTGCGGCTTGGCGTGGCGCGGGAAGAAAAATCGCCCCATCCAGTTCTTCACTGATGTACTCCAGAGCATTGATCCGGGCGAGGCCTGCCCGAGCGAGCACTGTCGCGTCATACTCACCCCGTAGGACCTTGTCGATTCGGGTTGTGATGTTGCCTCGAATGGACTGTGGGTTGAGATCGGGCCGTGCCCGACGAATACTGGCTGCCCGGCGGGGTGACGACGTGCCCACCACGCTGCCAGGTGCGAGGTCGGCCAACTTGAGGTGACCGCGGCTCACCAGGACATCGCCCGGATTCTCCCGGGGTGGCACAGCCGCCAACGCGATGCCTTCGTGGGGCGCGGCCGGAAGGTCTTTCATGGAGTGCACAATCACATCGACACGGCCCGCGAGTAATTCTTCTCGCAAGCGGGACACAAAAATCCCCGGAACGGGCGCCTTGGAGAGTTCCCCTGTGTAGGTGTCTCCCTCTGTTGTGACGAGCACCTCTTTCCAATTCACGGCCGTCTCAATCTCAGCCGTCTTACGCTTCGCGTCGAGCTGAGTCATCACCCAACCGGTTTGGGTTCTCGCGAGTTGGCTTCCGCGGGTGCCGACCCTAAGAGTCATGGTGGGCTCGCGACAGGGCAGTGTCAGGGTGTGCGACGTCCTGGTCTGCGCCTTGGGGGGTGGAAGTCACAGCCTGTTCAGGGTTGAGGTCGAAAAGCAACAATAGTGCCGTCGAATATTCGTCCTCGCGACCGTCTTTGGCCAGTTGCCGCGCGCGCACCGTGGGGGTATGAAGTAGAGCCCTCGTCACACGACGCACCGCACGTTCAATTTCATCGACCTGCT encodes:
- a CDS encoding fatty acid desaturase family protein, with protein sequence MSVVITTPTRGGRSANPADHPYTSDFAGLISRVREAGLLARQSAYYTRIIVALSVVMLVTIGAMVWIGASWWQVALAPVMAIVFTQFAFLAHEMAHKQVFEKGTTNDRGGKILANLVVGISYSWWMNKHSRHHANPNTVGKDPDIESDVIVFQEEHASKTKGLQRAITKRQGWLFFPLLTLEGLNLHVQGFKRAFSKEPLQGRASEITMLLVRHGLLFALVFLVMPWGVALVFLGTQLAVFGVYMGASFAPNHKGMPIIPRGEKVDFLRRQVLTSRNIRGGRMMDVFMGGLNYQVEHHLFPNMPRPSLAKAAAMVKDYCKEHSISYTETTLWRSYGTVVAYLNRVGLQARDPFDCPAPQMMGR
- a CDS encoding TetR/AcrR family transcriptional regulator, which translates into the protein MHTPTYDKRQSTIVDVARAIVAGHGPEAVTMSALAEGTGLSRPAIYQYFSSSAHVLGELVLNDMADLSNEVERIVGAIDEPTEQIRAWIHYCLAYLSTGEHQAIMTIGRSSLPEEHLGVVKAMHGFFMEQLVRPLDQLGVEDARSLCGMIYGAVSAAAGRIAEGGEFLTEARLLETFVDAGLESTLANRQAHLPAAD
- the hemL gene encoding glutamate-1-semialdehyde 2,1-aminomutase, coding for MTPRNESERWHERAQSSIPGGVSSPVRAFSAVGGTPMYMKSGAGSRVTDIDGNSYVDFIGSWGPMIMGHAHPEVVHRVTEVAADSSSFGAPHQHEVLLAEEIIRRVAPVERVRFVSSGTEAVMTALRLARAATGRNLIVKFAGCYHGHMDSLLVQAGSGVATLAMANSPGVPPGHVEDTIVVPYNDPVALRHVFDEHSDRIAAVITESSAANMGVVPPTTEFADALFHLAGKHGALVILDEVMTGFRVSSAGWWGLVDGPAGRVPDLLTFGKVIGGGFPLAAVGGRKDVMELLAPTGPVYQAGTLSGNPVASIAGLTTLQLCQRDVYDHLDSYAHQAGEIVSEALTKEGVAHRLQRAGNLFSVFFTADEVHNFDDSKAQDTKAFARFFHSLLDHGVSIPPSAFEAWFVSAAHNQDDLQILSDALVPAARAAAGH
- the hemB gene encoding porphobilinogen synthase, whose product is MTLQHRPRRLRAHQALREMVAETHIDPRQLILPVFVKEGIASPQPISSLPGVWQHTVESMEELVREAVSAGLGGVMIFGVPSVRDPEGSQCDNPASILHRGVSAAVEASAGQLVVIADLCLDEFTSHGHCGVLNEVGKVDNDRTLVRYQSMAVSLAKAGAHMLGLSGMMDGQVAAVRAGLDKAGHTDTALLAYAAKYASVFYGPFRDAVESTLDGDRKSYQQDPRNRKEARREIALDLDEGADVVMVKPALSYLDVISDAATMSDVPVAAYVVSGETAMIELAAREGIVDRDAAIDEALTSVRRAGADIVCTYWALEYATRHAHRGGNEEGA
- a CDS encoding uroporphyrinogen-III synthase, giving the protein MNVLLIRPRRNEDDRAALDAKGIQTIVEPWLEVAAVANEAGAMRLVELLGAPGPKWLVVTSLNAIDFWQQQLPAGLLEATIAENPSIRFAAIGESTARRARELGATEVLLAEEGTSRYVADAIAVHEPAPVVLPSGSISMGSIPDRLQPKGFVMHEEVFYTTTVVDTPPPSARQVREGRLDAVVLRSPSAARALQQHCPDPHPSVALIATGPTTAAEMARLGLRVSATSPSSSPAAVADTVAQALTTRHSEDTAE
- the hemC gene encoding hydroxymethylbilane synthase, translating into MTLRVGTRGSQLARTQTGWVMTQLDAKRKTAEIETAVNWKEVLVTTEGDTYTGELSKAPVPGIFVSRLREELLAGRVDVIVHSMKDLPAAPHEGIALAAVPPRENPGDVLVSRGHLKLADLAPGSVVGTSSPRRAASIRRARPDLNPQSIRGNITTRIDKVLRGEYDATVLARAGLARINALEYISEELDGAIFLPAPRQAALAVECRADDHDTIALLHTVDNPVTRVATRAEQAVLIGLNAGCHTAVSALSTWEPDASGSSGTLRLNAELADANTGEMVSSSGEIRAPLDTLVSDELLAWNFGLEHAHALGSTALGRALGKEGLR